The genomic region ATGTGAATCAACAACTCTGTCTACCGTCACATGGCTGTGTAGATGCTTCAGTCCATTTCCACCATGTGAATCAACAGCTCTGTCTACCGTCTCATGACATTATGGCATTGTTCATTCACTATTCATTATTTCCTCCACAGATTGGATATTGGAACGAAGTTGACAAAATGGCTGTCACAAAATCAGATGTGTTCCCGAATGACACAACCGGGATGGAAAACAAAACTGTCATTGTGACCACAATCTTGGTAATGACTTATCATTGACTCTATTCATACCAAATTATTTTTGAATACACACCAATTGGATATAATTTCCTTAGATTAGTTTCTCACTTAGTAATTGTTACTAGTCCATAGAATAATGTTTTTACGGCATTACAGTGTCCATATTGACACTGAGGCTGTCCTAAGATGGACACCGTACAACGTACACAGACCAACCCATGGTTGTCTAGGGGCTCTATTCACTCCGATTTgcggaagttcagctttacagcatgattgaaatttaaaggcagcATTCCTGCtttagcagagactgcattcacagtaaatgctgcatatgtcggctcaatcggaaattaccttaacATTTCTATCAcggaatctgtaacgcttcagctttCCATATTGAATAGAGCTCTAAGTCTATTACAACATAAAGTTTGTGATGAACTATTCATTCATCTGTCTCTGTACAAAGCTAGCATGTATACCATGATGTAAAGCCTAAAGGCAAGCCTACTGGACTGAACAGTATTTGTCATTTTCTCCCTCAGGAAGCCCCATATGTAATGCTTAAGAAGAATGCTGACCTTTTTCTAGACAATGAAAGATACGAGGGCTACTGTGTAGATCTGGCCGCTGAAATAGCCAAGCACTGCGGCTTCAAATACCAGCTTAAAATTGTGGGGGATGGAAAATACGGAGCCCGAGACGCTGAGACCAAGATCTGGAACGGAATGGTGGGAGAGCTCGTCTATGGGGTAAGAAAAGAGATACATGGATCTTCTAATACTGATCGCATCCAATGACCTGCTGTATACAATCTATTGAAACATTCCCAGTAGTTCCCTTTAAACACAACTAAACCCCACCCTGTTTCCCTAGAACAATatgctccttcctcctctctaaccCAGAAAGCTGATATAGCCGTGGCACCGTTGACCATCACCCTCGTCCGAGAAGAAGTCATTGACTTCTCCAAGCCCTTCATGTCCTTGGGGATCTCCATCATGATCAAGAAGCCCCAGAAGTCTAAACCTGGAGTCTTCTCTTTCCTGGACCCTCTGGCCTACGAGATCTGGATGTGCATCGTGTTTGCCTACATCGGTGTGAGCGTGGTGCTCTTCCTGGTCAGCCGATTCAGCCCATACGAGTGGCACACAGAGGAGTACGAGGATGGCCAGATCCAGACTAATGAATCGACCAACGAGTTTGGGATATTCAACAGTCTCTGGTTCTCCCTCGGCGCCTTCATGAGACAGGGCTGTGACATCTCGCCAAGGTGGGTCTCAAACTGCCTCCTGATTGTACGTTGTTAGGCTGGCTCACTGTGATTTACTAGTATTCTTACATTGATCTTCTGGCTAAAATTTACCAACCTGGCAACTCATACTACAACGGCCATCTAATCATCcttccttcctcttctcccctgtaactattccccaggttgttgcatTAAATGGCAATTTATTCTCAATCATCTTACCCTGTAAAATAACGAGATAAAGATATACATTAACGATATCTCTACAAACTTAATCTCAGGACATGACACTTTGATTCACTTCCTGTAGAATCCTGGCAGTCCATGCAGCATATTACTTAAACAGACTAGAAATACCATAGTCCCAGTCATATTAGTGCTCGGCGTATAGCGATTTAATGAGGTGCGAGTGCAGCAGATTATGTTAAACAGGCTCCGACTTTGTACCAGAGAGGGGACAGTCAGTCACATGAATTCTGGGAGATTTGTCATCAACCCTCCTCCTACATCTCCACTCCCCCAGTCATGTTGAGTCAGGAAAGATAAGCTGTGGTGTCAATGTGTAGCTATTCCCCACCAAATCCCTTTGTGTATGAATGATCCTTGATTATGTTTACTGGGAGAGCTAACATTGTATATTTGCTCCAGGGTGCTCAGTTTCGATTTCTGTTTATGTTCATACCATTTCTTTATGTGCCCTCAATCAGCTATGAGTTTAGTGTATGTATCTTCCATCTTGAATGGCATGTGTGGATGTTTGGTGTTAGAAAGAGGGATTTGATTGACCTTTGACCTTTTGCATGTTAtagtgacctctcacctctagAAAGTTTGTACTCAATATACTGACACCATTTACATATTGTAATGGTTTGCAAATGTTTTGGAACAGTTATCTAGTAAAAATGTTGGATGTTTCTTGTAGCCCAACAAGCCAGCACACAGTCTTAAGCCATGACCCATCAAATTAATCGATTGTGGCCCACCAGTGGGTTTGACAATCAATTCGTTTTTTTGTTCTTCACTAGATCCCTCTCTGGGCGTATTGTGGGGGGGGTGTGGTGGTTCTTCACCCTCATCATCATCTCGTCCTACACGGCCAACCTGGCTGCCTTCCTCACTGTTGAGAGGATGGTGTCGCCCATTGAGAGTGCTGAGGATCTGGCGAAGCAGACCGAGATTTCCTATGGAACACTGGACTCCGGCAGTACCAAGGAGTTTTTTAGGGTAAGAGAAAGACAGAAATGACCACGTATTTACTTAGCAATATGGTAATATGGTAATTAACAGTAATAACTTAGAAATGATGGAACATATTTGTTTCTTCTTAACTAATAACTGTGTATCTGTCCTTTCTCCACCCTCCAGCGCTCCAAAATTGCCCTATTCGATAAGATGTGGACTTACATGCGGAGCGCAGAGCCCTCTGTGTTCGTGAAAACCACAGCAGAGGGGGTGCTGCGGGTGCGCAAGTCCAAGGGCAAATACGCCTATCTGCTGGAGTCCACCATGAACGAGTACATCGAGCAGAGGAAGCCCTGCGACACCATGAAGGTCGGCGGCAACCTGGACTCCAAAGGCTATGGGATCGCCACGCCCAAAGGATCCTCATTAAGGTGGGTGGAATAGTATAACAATGTTGTTCCTAATGTTGTTATAGTATCCCACCTACCCTGATGTAGCTTTGCTTATGTGTTCTGGTTTGTATAAGGAGATGAGGTAAAACCCCTTAAAATATAAAAAGCCTTGCAATTTATTGTAAGTCGATAAattgcaaacaaatttagaatatttTTGCAAAAATTTGAATGATTTTTTAAATGCATTGTCCATTTATATATGGTTTCTCTATTTAGAATGAATTCTATTTATGACCAATTTGAATGATTAATAATGATATTGATAATGATAATGCCACATCCCTATTATCCAGCCTCACACAGGTCTGTCTAGAATCTCTCCCTGTCCAGTTTGTCTTTGCTTAATGTCTTTTTAATGTTTAGAATGCCTAAAGTTTGCCTAATATTTTTCCTGTCGTTATACCCTTTTACTCTCAATTGGTTAACctcgattgattgattgattttgattgattgattgattgattgagtgattgattgactGTTTAGAACTGTTTACTAGTTAGTCAATGTATAAATGTATAATTGATCCTGACATGTTTATCAAACCCTTGCAGTACACACCTTTTGGTTAATAAGTATTAAATGAACATTTCCTTTGTGAAATAATTTGGCCGTTTGAACAAAATTTAGCGTACATGTACCATGTGGCACTGCTTGGGTTTCCATATTACTGCCATATGTTAAGATATATTGATTTGAGATATAGGAACTAGTCAAGATATTCTATATGCCAACTCTCAATTTGAAGAATATTCAATCCCAATATTTTATGACAGAAATTTGAACATATTTAATCCCAATTTTTTATGATGGAAAATGGCCTTTCAAttggaaaattggaaaacaatcCACCCCCTGCACAGCATTTATTCTCAGGACAGACTTTAGATGGGGGAGTTAGGGCTAGAGGGAATATAGACAAAATGTTGCATGtatattattttatgtttttctAAGTATTTGTAAGCTCTAACCATAATTATGTTTTACCGCTACTGCTGTTTTGCTGTGTCTCTTTTAGTGGAGTCACTTGCAAGCCACTGTTATATGTATGTTGTGGATGTGAGTACATTGCTGTAGTCACTGGAGCACCCCATTCTTTTTAGCACTCTGTCCTCTCTGTTGTGTTACTGCTAAGCTCTGCCACCTTTGCCAAACGTTGAAGTTTATTTTACTATTGTTTTGCCcctgatttttttctctcaatctaGCTCTTGTGTGATATAACTGCCACATCATCGGGGAGGGGGAAAACAAGTCTTCAATTTTTTTACTGTTAAAGAAAAAGAAAATGGGTCTAAAAAAGACGATGAGAGAGTTAAAGAAGTTATAGACAGAACAATTGATAAGTGGCTCACCCTGTCTTACAAGTATGTTTTATCGTTTCAAGAAATGCGGTTAACCTCGCAGTACTAAAACTGAATGAGCAAGGCCTGTTGGACaaattgaaaaacaaatggtggTACGACAAAGGAGAGTGCGGCAGCGGGGGAGGTGATTCCAAGGTCAGCCCCAGTCAGCAAAGTCATGGGTAACAAACTGCAACCTCCAAAGTAAGCAGCAGACCTGCGCAGGAGCGCTGACCACTGGTCAGCCAGCAACACACACGCTAAACCGGCTAATCACTGCTAATAGCCAGTGACAGTCCCGCccgctagctaacatgctaacatGCCTACACATAGTCCAAAGCCCCACCAAAAGGAACGTACCATGAGAACTCCAGTAGCCCATAGACTCTCACATTGGCAAACGTGTGTAAACTGCTGCTCTTGCTGCTTACTTCGGGCGATACGTTAATGCA from Coregonus clupeaformis isolate EN_2021a chromosome 3, ASM2061545v1, whole genome shotgun sequence harbors:
- the gria2b gene encoding glutamate receptor 2b isoform X5 — encoded protein: MPKIMNLSVFFLPVLWGLALGGSQSVQIGGLFPRGADQEYSAFRIGMVQFSTSEFRLTPHIDNLEVANSFAVTNCFCSQFSRGVYAIFGFYDKKSVNTITSFCGTLHVSFITPSFPLDGTHQFIIQMRPDIKGPLLSLIEYYKWDKFAYLYDSDRGLTTLQVVLDMAAERKWQVTAINVGNLKDERKDEAYRSLFQDLENKKERRVILDCEQDKVRDIMEQVITIGRHVKGYHYIIANLGFVDGDLSKIQYGGANVSGFQIVDFDDPLVSKFDQRWEALEEKEYPGADSKIRYTSALTYDSVQVMTEAFRYLHKQRIDIARKGNNGDCLANPAVPWAQGVEIERALKQVRVDGLTGNIQFDQHGKRVNYSVNIMELKNNGPVKIGYWNEVDKMAVTKSDVFPNDTTGMENKTVIVTTILEAPYVMLKKNADLFLDNERYEGYCVDLAAEIAKHCGFKYQLKIVGDGKYGARDAETKIWNGMVGELVYGKADIAVAPLTITLVREEVIDFSKPFMSLGISIMIKKPQKSKPGVFSFLDPLAYEIWMCIVFAYIGVSVVLFLVSRFSPYEWHTEEYEDGQIQTNESTNEFGIFNSLWFSLGAFMRQGCDISPRSLSGRIVGGVWWFFTLIIISSYTANLAAFLTVERMVSPIESAEDLAKQTEISYGTLDSGSTKEFFRRSKIALFDKMWTYMRSAEPSVFVKTTAEGVLRVRKSKGKYAYLLESTMNEYIEQRKPCDTMKVGGNLDSKGYGIATPKGSSLRNAVNLAVLKLNEQGLLDKLKNKWWYDKGECGSGGGDSKNASKPCGIETQ